One segment of Deltaproteobacteria bacterium DNA contains the following:
- a CDS encoding pyridoxal phosphate-dependent aminotransferase: MLLSQRISVIKPSPTLAINAKAVSMRQQGVDVISFGVGEPDFDTPKHIRQAAVRAMEEGFTRYTAAGGMPELKDAIIEKFREDNNLTYERDAVMVSCGGKHVLYNLAQAILDPGDEVVIPAPYWVSYPPIVVLAGAEPVIVETAEANDFKVSPEALEEAITARTKLLILNSPSNPTGSVYTKSELEALGEVVLRHDISVVSDEIYEKLIFDEKPFCGIAQVSDELKARTFVVNGLSKTYAMTGWRIGYVAGDRQVIAGMTKIQSQSTSNPNSIAQRAAIVALNGPQDLVQDMLQVFDERRRYLVERLNAMPGIHCNMPSGAFYAFPYVSHYFKANLDGKNVEGSSDLCEYLLTEARVALVPGAAFGADDFVRVSYATSLEVIKEGLDRIGEALRKLT, translated from the coding sequence ATGCTCCTGTCCCAGCGAATCAGCGTAATCAAGCCATCTCCGACCCTGGCCATAAATGCCAAGGCAGTGTCCATGCGACAGCAAGGCGTGGATGTGATCAGCTTTGGTGTTGGAGAGCCGGATTTCGATACCCCCAAGCACATTAGGCAGGCGGCCGTGCGTGCAATGGAGGAGGGCTTCACACGGTACACTGCGGCAGGGGGCATGCCTGAGCTCAAAGATGCGATCATAGAGAAATTCAGGGAGGACAACAATTTGACCTATGAGCGTGATGCGGTCATGGTTTCGTGCGGAGGCAAACACGTGCTCTATAACCTGGCCCAGGCTATCTTAGACCCGGGCGACGAGGTGGTCATCCCTGCCCCATACTGGGTCTCTTATCCCCCTATAGTGGTCCTTGCCGGTGCAGAACCTGTGATTGTGGAAACAGCAGAGGCCAATGATTTTAAGGTGTCCCCTGAAGCCCTTGAGGAGGCCATCACTGCCCGAACGAAGCTTCTGATTCTTAACAGCCCCTCCAATCCGACCGGGTCGGTTTACACCAAATCGGAACTGGAAGCACTGGGAGAGGTCGTCCTGAGACATGACATCTCGGTTGTTTCAGATGAAATCTACGAAAAACTGATTTTCGACGAAAAGCCCTTCTGCGGCATCGCGCAAGTTAGCGATGAACTCAAAGCAAGGACTTTTGTCGTAAACGGATTATCCAAAACCTATGCCATGACAGGCTGGCGTATCGGATACGTGGCCGGAGACAGACAGGTTATTGCAGGGATGACAAAAATCCAGAGCCAGAGCACCTCAAACCCCAATTCCATAGCTCAGAGGGCTGCCATAGTTGCGCTAAATGGCCCGCAGGACTTGGTGCAGGACATGCTTCAGGTCTTTGACGAGAGGCGCAGGTACCTCGTTGAACGATTGAATGCTATGCCCGGCATCCATTGCAATATGCCCAGCGGAGCCTTTTATGCCTTTCCTTATGTTAGCCATTATTTCAAAGCGAACCTGGATGGGAAGAACGTCGAGGGCTCCAGCGATCTATGTGAATACCTCTTGACAGAGGCCCGGGTTGCCCTTGTGCCAGGGGCTGCTTTTGGCGCTGACGATTTTGTGAGGGTTTCCTATGCAACAAGTCTTGAGGTCATCAAAGAGGGGCTTGACAGGATAGGGGAGGCCCTTCGGAAGCTGACGTAG
- a CDS encoding chloride channel protein — translation MKKKIRSTYFNLKSRTARINTAGKWIFYYVLIGLIAGLGSIAFHYLCQLGSHVFMDQMAGYRPPIPAGEGHLFAPSQTPFNRWMLFFLPALGGIISGWLVYTFAPEAEGHGTDAAIDSYHNKGGFVRGRIPFIKTIASAVTITSGGSGGREGPIAQIGAGFGSYLATRLKLSDRDRRIMLAAGIGAGVGSIFRAPLAGALFAAEVLYRNPEFEAEVIIPAGIASVVAYCVFCLVCGWGSLFESQDFAFQNPLELGPYIVLAFILVGGAILYIKSFYGVHRIAKALKIPNHIKPAIGGLCTGAIGFFLPQALSFGYGFAQMALNNEIPTLLLLGLAFGKIMTTSFSIGSGGSGGVFGPSIVIGGAFGGAVGRIFHAIIPGIVTEPGAFVVVGMAGFFAAVSNTPISTIIFVSEVTNSYHLLLPSLLVCSLVYLLSRKWTIYVQQVPSRLDSNAHRGDFFVDVLGTIRVKELLHQVRKVKLVPEDMPLVAFRKMFSSTDQHYFPVVNKENMLTGIFSINDIREIIFDQEIGDLVVMKDIANPDIIVTTPSEDLNEVLKKFTIRNLHRLPVVKDEDHRILLGMLDRMEVIQHYNMKVEEIKSSHQKIDIESDREISLLKNIPVREAMKRDIETIRAEMPLKDLRELIYHSKHNSFAVLDALGRLIGILSLSDCQKAFNADEEKTLTAQDIATCDLVTVTEDDSLFLALTRIVQGDFSVLPVVGRRNPKSLLGVIRRRDIMSAYDDIFIKKIVREKG, via the coding sequence TTGAAAAAGAAAATACGGTCAACATATTTCAATCTTAAGTCAAGAACCGCCCGCATCAACACCGCAGGGAAATGGATATTCTATTACGTCCTGATAGGACTTATCGCCGGTCTGGGCTCCATTGCCTTTCATTATCTTTGCCAGTTGGGTTCACACGTCTTCATGGATCAGATGGCCGGTTACCGGCCTCCCATTCCCGCCGGAGAGGGACACCTCTTTGCGCCGTCACAAACCCCCTTTAATCGCTGGATGCTTTTTTTCCTCCCTGCCTTAGGAGGGATCATAAGCGGATGGCTTGTCTACACCTTTGCGCCTGAGGCAGAGGGCCACGGGACAGATGCGGCCATTGATTCCTATCACAATAAGGGAGGGTTTGTCCGCGGAAGGATACCATTTATCAAGACTATCGCCTCTGCGGTCACCATAACCTCCGGGGGTTCCGGAGGTCGGGAGGGGCCGATCGCCCAAATCGGGGCTGGTTTTGGCTCATATCTTGCCACAAGGCTGAAGCTCTCTGACCGAGATCGTCGCATCATGCTGGCTGCAGGCATTGGAGCCGGCGTGGGAAGCATCTTTCGTGCCCCCCTGGCAGGGGCGCTTTTTGCTGCCGAGGTTCTGTACCGGAACCCTGAATTTGAAGCCGAGGTGATCATCCCTGCAGGCATTGCTTCAGTCGTTGCTTACTGTGTCTTCTGTCTCGTGTGTGGATGGGGCTCTCTGTTTGAGTCTCAAGATTTTGCCTTTCAAAATCCTTTGGAACTGGGCCCGTACATTGTGCTTGCATTCATCCTGGTGGGAGGTGCAATCCTATACATTAAATCGTTTTACGGCGTGCATCGCATCGCCAAGGCGCTGAAAATTCCAAATCACATTAAACCTGCTATCGGCGGGCTTTGCACCGGTGCCATCGGGTTTTTTCTCCCTCAGGCCTTGTCCTTTGGCTACGGCTTTGCCCAAATGGCGCTAAATAACGAGATCCCCACGCTCCTCCTTCTTGGCCTGGCCTTCGGAAAGATAATGACAACTTCTTTTTCCATCGGCTCAGGGGGCAGCGGCGGCGTATTCGGCCCTTCTATCGTCATTGGCGGCGCCTTTGGAGGGGCTGTTGGCAGGATCTTTCATGCCATCATTCCGGGCATTGTGACGGAGCCTGGCGCCTTTGTGGTAGTCGGCATGGCAGGATTTTTTGCAGCTGTATCCAATACACCAATTTCGACCATTATCTTTGTCAGCGAGGTGACCAATTCATATCACCTGCTCCTACCTAGCCTGCTGGTTTGCTCGCTCGTCTACTTGCTTTCGCGAAAATGGACGATCTATGTACAACAGGTGCCAAGCAGGTTGGACTCCAATGCGCACCGCGGCGACTTCTTCGTGGACGTGCTTGGCACAATTAGGGTCAAAGAGCTTCTCCACCAAGTGAGAAAAGTGAAGCTGGTCCCTGAAGACATGCCGCTGGTCGCCTTCAGAAAGATGTTCTCTTCAACAGATCAGCACTATTTCCCAGTCGTAAACAAGGAAAATATGCTGACCGGCATATTTTCCATTAACGACATTCGAGAAATCATATTTGATCAGGAAATTGGAGATCTTGTGGTCATGAAGGATATCGCCAACCCGGATATCATCGTGACAACACCCTCTGAAGACCTCAATGAGGTGCTCAAGAAATTCACGATTCGCAATCTTCACAGGCTCCCTGTTGTCAAGGATGAAGACCACAGGATTCTGCTGGGCATGTTGGATCGTATGGAGGTAATTCAACACTATAATATGAAGGTCGAGGAAATCAAATCGAGCCACCAAAAAATAGACATTGAATCAGATCGTGAGATCAGCCTGCTGAAGAACATACCTGTGCGGGAGGCGATGAAGCGAGACATCGAGACTATCAGGGCAGAGATGCCACTGAAAGACCTGAGGGAACTCATTTATCATAGCAAGCACAACAGCTTTGCTGTGCTAGACGCACTTGGCCGGTTGATCGGTATCCTTTCTTTGTCGGACTGCCAGAAGGCCTTTAATGCAGATGAGGAAAAAACATTGACGGCGCAAGACATTGCAACCTGCGACCTGGTCACCGTAACCGAAGATGATAGCCTGTTTCTGGCCCTTACCAGAATCGTCCAGGGGGATTTTTCCGTGCTCCCTGTGGTGGGCAGACGCAACCCCAAAAGCCTTCTTGGCGTAATCAGGCGAAGGGATATCATGTCTGCCTATGATGATATCTTCATAAAAAAAATCGTCAGGGAAAAGGGATAA
- a CDS encoding type II secretion system F family protein yields the protein MPIYVWQGQDRKGAIQKGETEAPDEAAVRAQLRRMHIKSTKIKKKPKDLFENVSFLQPKVQSADVVVFSRQFATMISAGLPLIQCLDILQSQQENKMFKKILKEIKENVESGSTLAEALGKYPQTFDDLFVNMVAAGETGGILDTILDRLSAYMEKAMKLKKQVKSAMTYPIIVLIIAVLVIGVILVFVIPVFEKMFADFGGALPAPTQIVVSLSRFVKGNILYMIGVLVAFVFAFRRFYKTEKGRVLVDDYMLKLPVFGMLLRKVAVAKFTRTLGTMVSSGVPILDALDIVARTSGNKTVESAIFKVRWAISEGQTMAGPLAESGVFPSMVCQMVAVGESTGALDAMLSKIADYYDDEVDAAVDSLTSMIEPFMMVFLGVTIGGLVVSMYLPIFKMAGMVGD from the coding sequence ATGCCAATTTATGTGTGGCAAGGACAAGACAGAAAGGGCGCAATCCAGAAGGGCGAAACAGAGGCCCCTGACGAGGCTGCGGTGCGGGCCCAGTTGCGCCGTATGCATATCAAGTCTACGAAGATCAAGAAAAAGCCCAAAGACTTGTTTGAAAACGTTTCCTTCCTGCAACCCAAAGTGCAATCTGCCGATGTGGTGGTATTTTCAAGGCAATTTGCAACTATGATTAGCGCCGGCCTTCCGCTCATTCAATGTCTTGACATCCTGCAGTCCCAGCAAGAAAATAAGATGTTTAAGAAAATACTGAAGGAGATCAAGGAGAATGTGGAGTCTGGCTCTACACTCGCAGAGGCGTTGGGGAAGTACCCTCAGACGTTTGATGATCTTTTTGTTAACATGGTTGCGGCAGGCGAGACGGGTGGCATTCTTGATACGATTCTGGATCGACTTTCCGCATACATGGAAAAGGCTATGAAACTCAAAAAACAGGTGAAGTCGGCCATGACTTATCCTATTATCGTCCTTATTATTGCCGTTTTGGTAATTGGCGTGATCTTGGTCTTCGTGATCCCGGTTTTTGAAAAGATGTTTGCTGATTTTGGCGGGGCCCTTCCCGCACCGACACAGATTGTCGTGAGCTTAAGCAGGTTTGTCAAGGGCAATATCCTTTACATGATTGGCGTTCTAGTAGCTTTTGTCTTTGCCTTCAGGCGATTCTATAAGACTGAAAAAGGCCGAGTTCTGGTCGATGACTATATGCTTAAGTTACCCGTCTTTGGCATGCTTCTGCGTAAGGTGGCCGTAGCCAAATTCACTCGCACGCTCGGCACCATGGTTAGCAGCGGGGTGCCGATCTTGGACGCCCTTGATATCGTGGCAAGGACTTCAGGCAACAAGACCGTTGAGTCGGCTATCTTCAAGGTCCGATGGGCTATTAGCGAGGGACAAACAATGGCTGGTCCTCTGGCAGAAAGCGGTGTGTTCCCGTCCATGGTTTGTCAGATGGTGGCAGTAGGAGAGTCAACAGGGGCCTTGGATGCCATGCTGTCAAAGATAGCTGACTACTATGATGATGAGGTTGATGCTGCAGTTGACAGCCTGACTTCCATGATCGAGCCCTTTATGATGGTCTTTTTGGGTGTTACCATCGGCGGGTTGGTGGTTTCCATGTATCTACCTATCTTCAAAATGGCCGGTATGGTTGGCGACTAA
- the lysS gene encoding lysine--tRNA ligase, with the protein MDETSEVVRQRREKAQALVDEGVELYPNDFKLSHTVESVREYIRKQKEDVDDTAVFSMAGRIIGRRSFGRATFLHFRDSTGQLQAYVKQDEIGQKAYDLFKKFDIGDFIAIKGTVFLTKTGEWTIFAKEIRLLSKAIRPLPEKFHGLKDTEKRYRQRYLDLVMNPEVRAIFVNRARIIQTFREFLLERDFLEVETPMMQPLPGGAEATPFKTFHNALGVELFLRIAPELYLKRLVIGGVERVFEINRNFRNEGISTQHNPEFTMLEFYVAYATYEDLMTLTEEMFRFVTQRVLGVSGFTYQGKKIDMEGPWRRLSLKDALSELGGVDPSAFNDRERLLDFAKSKGIQVTKVRRLGKILTKLFDVLVEPKLIEPTFIVDYPVEISPLARRSASDPELAERFELFIGGSEIANGFSELNDPVDQKKRFLDQVADRDEGDEEAHHMDEDYVLALEYGMPPTAGEGIGIDRFVMLLTDVPSIREVILFPQLKSRT; encoded by the coding sequence GTGGACGAGACGAGTGAAGTTGTTCGCCAACGACGAGAAAAAGCACAGGCCTTGGTGGATGAAGGGGTTGAGCTTTATCCCAATGATTTTAAGCTTTCCCACACGGTCGAGAGCGTAAGAGAGTACATTCGCAAACAAAAAGAAGACGTGGACGATACGGCCGTTTTTTCGATGGCTGGCCGTATCATAGGGCGCAGGTCCTTTGGAAGAGCCACTTTCCTCCATTTCAGGGACTCCACCGGTCAACTTCAGGCCTACGTAAAGCAAGACGAAATTGGGCAGAAAGCCTATGACTTGTTCAAGAAATTCGATATTGGCGACTTCATAGCGATCAAGGGTACCGTATTTCTTACCAAAACAGGGGAATGGACTATTTTTGCCAAAGAGATTCGTCTGCTGTCAAAGGCGATTAGGCCATTGCCCGAAAAATTCCACGGGCTAAAGGATACAGAGAAACGCTACCGCCAGAGGTATCTTGACCTCGTCATGAATCCTGAAGTTCGGGCTATCTTTGTCAACAGGGCCCGGATCATTCAGACCTTCAGGGAGTTCCTACTGGAGCGAGATTTCTTGGAGGTCGAGACTCCCATGATGCAGCCATTACCCGGAGGAGCTGAGGCCACGCCTTTTAAGACCTTTCACAATGCCTTGGGAGTCGAACTCTTCCTGCGTATTGCACCTGAGCTTTACCTGAAGCGATTGGTCATTGGTGGAGTTGAAAGGGTTTTCGAGATAAACAGGAATTTCAGGAACGAAGGTATTTCAACGCAGCACAATCCGGAATTCACTATGCTGGAGTTCTATGTTGCTTACGCCACTTACGAAGATCTTATGACTCTGACAGAGGAGATGTTTAGGTTCGTAACCCAGCGTGTTTTGGGCGTCTCCGGTTTTACATACCAGGGGAAGAAGATAGACATGGAAGGACCGTGGCGCCGACTATCATTGAAGGATGCACTGAGTGAACTGGGCGGTGTTGATCCCTCTGCGTTCAATGATCGGGAGCGATTGCTCGATTTTGCCAAATCCAAAGGGATTCAGGTCACAAAAGTGAGGCGGCTGGGAAAAATCCTTACAAAGCTGTTCGATGTGCTGGTCGAACCCAAGCTGATCGAGCCCACTTTTATTGTGGACTATCCAGTGGAGATCTCTCCGCTTGCCAGGAGGAGCGCCTCGGACCCCGAGTTGGCCGAGCGATTTGAGCTATTCATTGGAGGCAGTGAGATTGCCAACGGGTTCTCAGAACTCAATGATCCGGTTGACCAGAAAAAGCGCTTTCTGGATCAGGTTGCAGATCGCGACGAGGGTGATGAAGAAGCTCACCACATGGACGAAGATTACGTGCTAGCTCTCGAATACGGCATGCCTCCCACCGCTGGTGAAGGTATTGGCATTGATCGATTTGTCATGTTGCTGACCGATGTGCCCTCCATCCGCGAGGTGATCCTTTTTCCCCAGTTGAAGAGCAGAACTTAG
- the truA gene encoding tRNA pseudouridine(38-40) synthase TruA — protein MQNFKLIIEYDGTTYHGWQRQKDVPTVQGTIEAALETMTGRLVTVIGSGRTDAGVHALNQVAHFFVDTRLTPEIFIRGLNGLLPGDIVIKDCQVVARSFHARYDAWSKAYDYYIWNRPIPAALFRQYAWHVKKSLNLNTMRKAMSCLKGKHDFSAFQATGSPRFHAVRTVMNVSLTANEADGHLVFSIEADGFLRCMVRNIVGTIVDVGTGRVSPEEFENILMSKDRKQAGMTAPPHGLFLREVKYGPSLSEAA, from the coding sequence ATGCAGAACTTCAAGCTCATTATCGAATACGACGGCACGACCTATCATGGCTGGCAGCGCCAGAAGGATGTCCCCACGGTTCAGGGAACCATTGAGGCTGCCCTGGAAACAATGACCGGCCGTTTGGTGACAGTCATCGGATCCGGGCGCACAGATGCCGGAGTGCATGCACTGAACCAGGTCGCCCACTTCTTCGTCGACACAAGACTGACCCCTGAGATCTTCATCAGAGGCCTGAATGGCCTTCTGCCCGGAGATATCGTGATCAAAGACTGCCAAGTAGTTGCTCGTTCGTTCCATGCTCGATACGATGCCTGGAGCAAGGCCTACGACTATTACATCTGGAATAGACCTATCCCTGCCGCCCTTTTTCGGCAGTATGCCTGGCATGTCAAAAAAAGTCTAAACCTCAATACTATGAGAAAAGCCATGTCTTGCCTGAAGGGCAAGCACGACTTCTCAGCCTTTCAAGCGACTGGTAGCCCCAGGTTCCATGCGGTTCGCACTGTTATGAATGTGAGCTTGACGGCAAACGAAGCTGATGGTCACCTGGTTTTCAGCATTGAGGCTGACGGATTCTTGCGCTGCATGGTGCGCAACATCGTGGGTACCATAGTGGACGTGGGGACGGGGAGGGTCTCGCCAGAGGAGTTTGAGAATATCTTAATGTCAAAAGACCGCAAACAGGCTGGGATGACGGCGCCTCCTCATGGTTTGTTCCTGAGGGAAGTTAAATACGGACCATCCCTTTCTGAAGCAGCATAG
- a CDS encoding PAS domain S-box protein, which produces MFLRVVFTTFLLGSTVIVQFKDRESLIAPPLLVLYGLIGTVYVLTFLYVVIFKRLGPTVSFTYAQIGLDTLLVTLLIYLTGGIASVFSFLYLVVIVYASILLYKKGSLTMATLCSIQYGVMIDLEYYGILEPFYTQASLSVQAYEGSFVIYKIVMTVLACFLVAFLSSYLAQQTVRSERELEAKQKDFRQLEAFNASIVHSMDSGLLTLDVAGAITSFNTAAERITGFARAEVLGKPLATIFSEVVQRYDTSAESHQKGPYRHDVTFRKSDGTVGYLGFSVSSLRERGGRAIGKLLIFQDLTAMKIMESHVKRVEKLAAVGEMAAGIAHEIKNPLASMTGSIQLLKGQVGMTSVTEKLMQIVLREADRLNVLANDFLLFARPSSGKVEPVELSSAIEETLELFEQDAICRNRIKVARRLAPNIWTKMDPKHIRQILWNLLLNAAEAVDGTGSVEVASEVVEDMAQISINDDGCGMSEETQKNIFDPFFTTRAQGTGLGLSIVHRLLESYGGRINVESRESLGTTFVLCLERIESPGVLP; this is translated from the coding sequence ATGTTTTTGCGAGTCGTATTTACCACTTTCCTGCTGGGCTCCACTGTCATCGTCCAGTTCAAGGATCGTGAATCACTTATTGCCCCCCCTCTTCTTGTACTCTATGGCCTCATTGGCACTGTCTATGTTCTCACTTTTCTCTATGTTGTGATCTTCAAACGACTGGGGCCAACTGTCAGCTTCACATATGCGCAGATTGGTCTTGATACTTTGCTCGTGACCTTGCTCATCTACCTAACGGGTGGCATTGCCAGTGTCTTTTCTTTTCTCTATCTAGTCGTCATTGTTTACGCAAGCATTCTTCTTTACAAGAAAGGGAGCCTCACCATGGCCACCCTGTGCAGCATTCAGTACGGGGTCATGATAGACTTGGAGTACTATGGCATTTTGGAGCCGTTTTATACCCAAGCAAGTTTGAGTGTTCAGGCATATGAGGGGTCGTTCGTCATCTACAAGATCGTTATGACTGTGCTGGCCTGTTTCTTGGTCGCTTTCTTGAGCAGCTATCTTGCTCAGCAGACCGTTAGGAGCGAGAGAGAACTCGAGGCCAAACAGAAGGACTTTCGACAGTTAGAGGCCTTTAACGCCAGTATTGTGCACAGTATGGACAGTGGGTTGCTAACGTTGGACGTGGCAGGTGCGATTACTTCCTTCAACACCGCGGCCGAGAGAATAACAGGCTTTGCGCGGGCCGAAGTTTTGGGAAAGCCACTGGCAACGATTTTTTCGGAGGTAGTTCAGCGATATGACACATCTGCAGAATCCCATCAAAAGGGGCCATATCGTCACGATGTGACGTTTAGAAAAAGTGATGGGACTGTTGGTTACCTTGGTTTTTCAGTGTCTTCATTGCGAGAACGTGGCGGGAGGGCCATCGGCAAATTGCTGATTTTTCAAGATCTAACGGCCATGAAGATCATGGAGTCCCATGTCAAGAGGGTGGAGAAGCTGGCCGCTGTCGGAGAGATGGCGGCTGGCATAGCCCATGAAATAAAAAACCCACTTGCATCCATGACTGGCTCGATCCAGCTTTTGAAGGGTCAAGTTGGCATGACGTCAGTTACAGAAAAGCTTATGCAGATTGTCCTGAGAGAAGCCGATAGGCTCAATGTCCTGGCAAATGATTTTCTCCTGTTTGCACGTCCCAGTTCAGGCAAAGTCGAACCCGTGGAGCTTAGTTCCGCTATCGAGGAGACCCTGGAGTTATTTGAGCAGGATGCTATTTGCCGGAACAGAATAAAGGTAGCGCGGCGCTTGGCCCCTAACATATGGACCAAAATGGATCCTAAGCATATACGTCAGATCCTGTGGAACCTGCTCTTAAACGCTGCCGAGGCAGTTGATGGAACGGGTTCTGTTGAAGTCGCATCTGAAGTCGTGGAAGACATGGCACAAATCTCAATTAACGACGATGGCTGTGGCATGTCGGAAGAGACGCAAAAAAACATCTTTGATCCCTTCTTTACCACCAGGGCACAAGGCACGGGTTTAGGCCTTTCAATTGTCCACAGGCTTCTGGAATCCTACGGCGGACGTATTAACGTCGAGAGTCGAGAAAGCCTGGGAACCACATTTGTCCTGTGCCTGGAGAGAATAGAATCTCCAGGCGTTTTACCTTGA
- a CDS encoding PxxKW family cysteine-rich protein, translating to MDCTTVKPGVECVFMTKNGCSFNGGNCHKTVEECHGCGRTIEFPSGWYCTACPDPSLKWKNGKCNLATHVKSTAKTETGKINPLKASKRNAR from the coding sequence ATGGACTGTACAACTGTAAAGCCGGGGGTGGAATGCGTATTTATGACGAAGAATGGTTGTTCCTTTAACGGCGGCAACTGTCATAAGACCGTAGAAGAATGTCATGGATGTGGCCGCACTATCGAATTCCCTTCCGGATGGTACTGCACTGCCTGCCCTGATCCTTCCCTCAAATGGAAAAACGGCAAATGCAACCTCGCTACACATGTGAAAAGCACAGCCAAAACCGAAACTGGCAAAATCAACCCGCTCAAGGCATCCAAGCGCAATGCCCGCTAG